A region of the Pelecanus crispus isolate bPelCri1 chromosome 1, bPelCri1.pri, whole genome shotgun sequence genome:
GCTGGGGGCTTTGGTGGGAGGCTGGGGCATGTCCCCAGACATgctggcagggccaggctgagggatggGAGAGAGGGCACTGGGGGGAACAGGATGGGGTGAGAAGGGGTTTGGGGTTCTTTGGCACATGGGAATGTCCCTTTAGCGTCTAACGGCAGCACGGCCAGGGAAGGTCTGCGATGCCTGGTGCTGTGATGCCTGGTGCTGTGATGCACAGCCCtcaccgcccccccccagcagcctggcccagccctggggagccctgCGAGAGAGaggctctcctcctgcccccctgctaccccccagtgcccccagcttGGCAAGAAGGTCGCCCACTGGTGATGCTGGCACCTGAGGGTGGGAGACGGGGAGGAGGGTGAAGACCCTGGCACTGGTGCCTCTGGTGGGGGGCCATGACGGGAGGGATGGCCGTTCACACCTTGACTTcatcgtcctcctcctcctcctcatcggCGTACTCAAAGGAATTGCTGCGCCCCATCCGGGCACCAGCATACCCCTCCTGCAGGCTGCAGATCttggcctcctcctcctcctcctcctcctcctcttctccttggTTCCAGGTGGCCTCAGGGGACCGGCTCTCCCCTGTCACTTGCGACCGCCacgagctgctgctggggctctcCCACAGGGTCTGCGTCCGGGCCTGCCGGGGACCCTCACCCTTCTCCGAGCTCCGCGGGGTGCTGGTCCCACCGTAATGGCGGGCCAGGACCTGGGCTGCCCGGTCAAACTCTCCTGCCTCGATGGTGCAGTCGTTCCAGTGCCCCTGCCATGGGGTCCCTCTGGgtgctgcccccagccctgaaGCCCAGGCAGGGTCCTCTCCAGCACCCTCGATGGCGTGTGCCTCTCCGTTAGCATGGACCGACAGTCCTGGCAGTGAGCTGGCCCCCgacaggctgctctgcccagaGCGGTCCCAGAAGCTGGATGTTGCCTTGTCCTCTCCGTGGGATGTATCTGATGCTGGAGGGACCCCGTCCTTGGTCTCCTCACCACATGGGAGGTCTGTGCCATCCTCTCCCACCTCATTCCCATTGGTTTCGGGGAAGCTTATCACCTGGAGGAGCTCACTCATCAGGGAGGGCCCCAGGTCCAGGCGGAAGGAGAGCAGGGAGTCCGAGCgcttcagctctgcttcccCGGAGAAGGGGGTCTCTTGGGCCTTTTCCAAGCGAGGGACACGAGGGATGGTGCAAAACCCGGATTCCAGCCCTGCAAGGCAGAAGGGATGGCTGGTGAGGCGGGGGGGAACGGCTAGGTGGGAGGAAGCCTGCCTTACATCTGCAGGGGACAAGGAACACTACCACTGAAGTGGCACAGAATCATGCTCCCATCGTTGGTGCTGGCCTCTAAAGGACAGGCCAGTGTCTGTGTGGACATCTCCGAAGCCCAGAGTCACAGTGGAGGGTTTCCAGGTGGGCTCTGGGCTTGGTAAGATGCCGGTGGGGCTGAGTCAGGCAGGTGGGACCAGGAGATGGCAGCATTGCCTCAGCTTGCCTTTCCCTCTGTGCCCAGCCACCTCCCCTGGCTGCTGCGGGCCCCCCAGATCCCCTCTACGAGACCCTCTGCTCCAGACCTCCCTCCCTGGGGAAAAGCTGAGCCACAGCTCAGCGCTGTGAGGCTGCAGAAGAGCCACCCAGCTGTCCTGTCCCCTCCTTCCCACAACCCTTCTCCGAAGGTCCTTCCTGGACCCCGGCTGGCAGGAAGGGATATGGACATAACGGGGAAGGGGGAGATGGCGTCCCTTGAGGAGCACATGGAGATGGAGGGGGTTGGCACAGCTAGGGACAGGGTTAGAGCATTTGCATGGAGGTGGGGAAGGCCATGCCATGGGTCCCCGTGACCTCACAACCTTGGTGTGGGCATTGTCCCACTGTCCCAGCACCTTTTTGGCTTCCTTGGGGAGGCTGCTCATGAGGAAGGCATAGGgctggggggagatggggggcaCCCTGTTACAACTACTCCACAcaggctgctggctgtgtggGGCTATGGGTGAGGGAGAGGAGTAGAAACCATCCATGCCCCACTTTGGGCAGGTACCCTGGGAGGAGACCCTCCAAGGGCAGGAGCAAGGACTGTGGTTGAAAGCAAGGTTAGGGTTATCTCCTTGCAGGGATTACCAGGGACTCTTAAATGTCCTGTCTGTGCTGAGAACTGGAAGTCCCttggtggggaaactgaggcatagaGCGATGGAGAAGGGCTGCAGAGGATGCGCTGTGCCTGGGCGCCAGCCTCTGCCCCGTGCTTCACTCACCATAGGCCTGGTGCGTTTTGGAGAAGCTGTTGGAGGCACTTTTGAAGGAGAACTTGCTGGTCAAGCCCCGGCCGCCACTGTCGTATGTCGCCTCATTGAGCTGCGGCAGCGAGACGGCATTCTTGATGATGGGCGAGATggccgggggggcgggcgaTGCTCCTGCTTGGCTCCCACCGCCCCGGCTCCTCAGCGGTGTCCGTCGGACGTGCCGCAGCGTCCGGGCGAAGAAATTGTTGGCTTTGGCCGTTTCAGCCCCGCCATGGTTGCTGAGGAAAGAGGTGTCCCCAAAGACGTCCCCGCCACGCCCCACGTGCATGGTGTGCCGAAAGTCCCCCAGCGGCGGGCTGATCATGTCCGGCGTCAGCTCCGACTTCAGCCGTCGCTTGCTGTGGGAGCCTGACACCCAGCTGAGCACCGGCAGCTTCCCCAGGCTCATGTTGCACCCCTCACCTCTCCCGCACCTTTGAAAAAGCCTTAAAACCAGGCCTCGCTGGGCTTCCAGCGCTGGGGTGGCCTGTCACATCCCTGGCCTCCCCATCACTCCAGCTCTGATGCTCCTGCGGGAACAGCTCACGTCACCTTGGCTTTCAGCAGGTGGGAAGAGTGCCTGTCCCCCTGCTTCCCTGCACTACGTCGTGCTCATGAAATCACCGGCAGCGGGTACGTCCCCGGTGGTGAGGACGGTGGCGGCGTGGAGGTGTCCCCAGGGGGTGTCTGGGGTCACCCCCAGTGCTGTGCAGGTTGCTGGAAGCTGTGTCTGGCTGTGGGCTTAGGGGTTAATCCAGCGtcttctgctgcttgctgctgccggGTGAGCAGGAGCCAGTCACAGATGGTGCAGCGAGTGATGGGAGCTTGGGATGGGCTGGCAGGGCAAGTGCCTCAGTCCCCTCGTTGGCCACCTAAACAAGATAAGAGGAACGGTGAAGCCCTCGGAGAGGATTTTCCCAACCACGTTGGCTGTACCCCTGGGACTGGCTGGGGAGGTTAAAGGTGGTGCATGAGCAACAGTGGGGAGGTTGCTACCAGCTGTCCCCCTTGCCTGGCCCTCCTcttggggaggaagaaaaaggcttttcccccaaaacatgTGCTCTCCCTCGCCCCTCTGACCTCCCTTGgcatgcctcagtttctcctgcctgcaaagcagctttgctggtCCCATGCTGCAACGCAGGCTGAGGATTTCCCTCCTAGGCAGCACCTCCTCCCGGAGCAGTGCCTTGCCTGGCTGCCTGGGCTCCCGGGGTGAGaaacctctccctcctttttgcTATTCAGATGAACCCTTGGGGAGAGGGTGAGGCCTGGGGACTGCGTGCTTCTCTGGGAGGAGGGGTGGCGGGGAGGGAAAATGCAGTATTTGTATATTGGTTAGTTTGTCCTCCTCTGGCTGGGTCCTTGGGTGCTGGGCAGACACGTcggagcagcagggagctgggggtgcagggagggcagcTGATTTGCAGGCAGGGGAAACCAAGGCACGGCAAGGGAGGTGATTGCCTCAGGTCGGAGGAGAAGGTGGGACGGGTCCCTGCATTCAGGCGGGtcctggaggtgctgggggaCAGGTGGGGAGGCAGTGGCTGGGCGCACGATGGCAGGGCAATGACATCCCCGGTCAGCAGGGAGGACACTCAGATCAGCAGATCCCCAACTGGCATGTGTGGCAAGCGGGAGAGGGCTGGTTGGGGAAAAGAGAGGATTTGGGACGTGGGGCACCTCAGAGCATCAGTGGTCTGGGTGCCCACCTGTGGACATGTTTCTCCCCGGGCTCAGTCCCCACTCAGGGGCCAGGGGAACAGGATGGAGCTGGGTCCcttcagcagtgctggctgcGGAGGGCAGCATGCCAAGAGGCGATGCAggaccccagcatcccccagtCCCCCTCTGCCAGGACACCCATCGCTGCGTGGCTCCATCCATCACCCCCCTCCACGCTGGCTgcctcccctgcctgtccccaggtCACctcggagcagccaggtggtGCCAAAATGGCAAAGCCTCTGGCGAGGGGGAGCCCTGGGCATGAAGCTGCTTTCCTGGCTGGGCTACACGTGTTTTTGCCTTGCCCTGGCCTTGTTTGCTCACCCGGGGCCTCTCTTATCTGCCAGGGGTTAAtgcctggggaaggaaaaacaaacctcCCCCCGCAGTTCCCAGTGCCATTGGCTGCCTCCCAGGGTGGCAgtggctggtggcagcagaGATGGTGGCAGCTTGGCTTCCTGTgggcccccagctccctggctTGCGCTGCTCACATCTGCCTCCTGCTCATGGAGGCCATGCAGTGCTGCCTCGTGGCTGGGACGGGCCAGGCATGTAGCAGATTTGGGGTGGGAGGACAACTAGGGAGCAATTTCCTCTCTCTGGCAGAAGCCCACCCATAGCCACTGGGTCAGGGCTCTCCTGGAATGCAAGGAAGCCACTGGGGTGGCCCCTGCAGCACAATGGGGGTCTTGGGACCACAGGGAGAGAGATGCAACCCCATTTTTGAGTTGTTCCCAGGTCTCCCAGGAAGGTGTGTGACCCCGGGAGAGGGTATTAGGCGAGTAACAGCCCTCaagttttcctttccctctgcacATTGGAGCCCCTGAGAAATCCAAAGTGGGGACTGTGCTGCACCGGGCAGGGCTACTCTAAGGGGTggaccctccccaccccaccccaagtctcctgcacagcacagctgccCTGCAGACCCCTGTGGGTGACCGGGGCTGGCCTtaccctggggacatggggtggggaggcaagggaaggggggaTGCGGGAGGAGAGCATCCCCTTGCTCCCTGCCTGGAGAACTAttgagcagggagctgggaggaggaaagtGTTTCTCCTTCCTTGTCCCTTGGCCACCCTGGGGACGCaagccagctcctcctggccccaggctctccctgcctgctggcaggcagcaggcactgggggaggagggagggaggcagctggTGCCCAGCGCTACCTGGATGGCAGGTTTCTGGCCGGCCTGCTGggcttt
Encoded here:
- the CDC42EP1 gene encoding cdc42 effector protein 1, yielding MSLGKLPVLSWVSGSHSKRRLKSELTPDMISPPLGDFRHTMHVGRGGDVFGDTSFLSNHGGAETAKANNFFARTLRHVRRTPLRSRGGGSQAGASPAPPAISPIIKNAVSLPQLNEATYDSGGRGLTSKFSFKSASNSFSKTHQAYGLESGFCTIPRVPRLEKAQETPFSGEAELKRSDSLLSFRLDLGPSLMSELLQVISFPETNGNEVGEDGTDLPCGEETKDGVPPASDTSHGEDKATSSFWDRSGQSSLSGASSLPGLSVHANGEAHAIEGAGEDPAWASGLGAAPRGTPWQGHWNDCTIEAGEFDRAAQVLARHYGGTSTPRSSEKGEGPRQARTQTLWESPSSSSWRSQVTGESRSPEATWNQGEEEEEEEEEEAKICSLQEGYAGARMGRSNSFEYADEEEEEDDEVKV